The Rhodothermaceae bacterium genomic interval TGGCCCGTTTCTCGTACACAGTCTTTCTCAGTGCTCTAGGCGTCGGGCGGAAATAAACGGCGTCAATTCGCCAGCCCCGGGGAAACCACGATCAGCGGGGGAAGGAGCTACCCAATCAGCGTGGCAAGCCTCGATTTCCATAAGCCCATCGGAGCGGAAAGTGATAAACGTATATAGCGCATGTGTGTATGGTGCCATGCGCCCGTATTCTGCTCCAACCCAATAGTAGGAAGCGCTGTTTATCCACAGATAATGGATGCCATTTTTGCGTGTGTGCCGATCGATATGGTGATGACCGCAAAAGCAGGCCACCACCTTGCTGTCGGACACGTTACTGTTGTGCTCTTCCAGTACGGCTTCGATGGCGCTGCTAGCCTCAGGCATGGAGGTTGGAAGCCCAAGGCCTTGGTGTACAAATACCACTATCGGAAGGGCTGATTTGGCGAGGTCATCACGGAGCCAAGCCAGCTGAGCGTCGTCAGCGTAGCCGCGCAGAGAGGCATCTACATAGAAATTAGCTTCGCTGTAGGGCGTATAACCTTCATCCGTTTTCAGATTGTTCCGGTCAAGAACTACCACATGATAGGGACCGAAATCGAAGGAATAGTAGCGAGCTGGCATGCCCCACTTTTGAACAATAGCATCCTTGGACACAAAATCCATGTCATGGTTACCGAGTACATGGTACCCCGGGCCTTTAAACGAATTCCATAGGTCTAGGCACTCTTCACTTTCTTTGGTGCCAAAATTGAAATCCCCCAACTGTAGAATGGCATCAGGTTTGCGCTCGGCAACAGCTCGCATGAACGTTTCCAGTCGCTCCATCGCCCGTGGTTCTAGGCCATGATGCAAATCTGCTATCACACCAAGACAAACGGAATCGGTCTGGGCTACACTGCGACCCGGACTGAGAAAAAGGCACCCTGCACCAATCTTCAGCAGCTCCCGACGTGATATCTGTCGTGGTATCATATCCCTGATTCAAAAGCCTTTGATATTTTCGGAACGCATGACCGTCGTGCTTCTGGTAACGACATTCTCTATTAGCCCAAGGTACGATATAATTCCCTATTGTCGGGAGCACAAATTCTTTCCTAGGCTAGTCACGTACCCGGTTCAGGGGAATGGAGCCTGAACCCATCATTACCCGAGAACTCTTCTAATCACCAACCCTTGTGGAAACACAAAAACCGAACTCTACCAGAGCGTGAGGAATACGCTGAATGCGGTTCAATGCCGCCCTTACGATGTTCTTTTTGCGCTTATGGTGAAGCACTTTGACTCCCAAGGTGACGGTGGTGCTCTATCTTCATGCAAAGACCCATGATGACATCCAAACCGCCGGCAGTCGCGATTGCAGCCGCTTCTTTGCTGAAGATGTTGAGTTGCAACCAAAGCGCTTTGGCACTAATTCGTACGGCCTGCTCCGCATGCTCTGGACACTCGTGCGATGGCCGGAATACATTTACAATATCAACCGGCTCAGGAATGTCCGCAACCTTCCTGTATACCTTTTCTCCTAAAATACGCTCAGCCTTTGGGTGAACTGGTATAACCTTGAAACCCCTGTTTTGAAGAAAACTTGCTACGACATGACTATCTTTCTGAGGACTCGTTGATAATCCTACAACGGCAATCGTTCGAGAGGAATCCAGGATTCGATGAACCAAATGTGGGTCCTGATATTTTGCAACCTGCTCCAGACTAAGATTGCCAAATAAGTCACATGAAGAACCGTCTCGCAATTTCATAATAAATCTCTTAAGTTTAGATAGACACCATAATTTCAATTTCGGGCATTCTTCGAGCAGAAAAACGAACGAAGTTTTCAATGAGGCCTTCCCCAGGGACGGAGTATTCCTCACATGCACCATGAAAATACAATCTCACTGCCACACAGCTGGCATCCCGGCTGATTTAGTTCACCCTATTCTGAACTCCCAGTACATCTTCACAGAGCTTACTCCTGGGAGAACTACTACCATCTTTGTCTAGCTCTATCCACTGTACTGCGAGACTCAAACAGAACAGACAAATCAATGCTTAGACCTGTTGAACACCACCATCAGATCTGATGAGCGAACCCTTTCACATGTTCAAGGCGAACGGAAAACTATCACGAAAATTCTACGAAGCAGAGTTGGCGAAGCTGCATCTACGCCTCGTCATTCTTCAGCGCTATATCCGGGTCAAAAAGAAACGTGTCGTTGTAGTGTTTGAAGGCAGAGATGCAGCGGGGAAAGGAGGAACCATCAAGCGCATTACGGCACCCCTGAATCCACGCATCTGCCGTGTCGTTGCCCTCCCCAAACCCACAGATCGTGAATCTACTCAATGGTATTTCCAGAGATATGCACATCATTTACCTGCTTCTGGTGAACTGGTCCTCTTTGATCGGAGTTGGTACAATCGTGCAGGAGTTGAACGCGTGATGGGCTACTGCTCCGAAGAGGAGTATTGGGAATTTCTTCGACAATGCCCAATATTTGAGCGTATGCTGATTGAAAGCGGCACAACCCTAATTAAATATTGGTTTTCTGTGAGCGCTGAGGAACAGGAGCGTAGATTCCGTCGCCGTATGGAAGACCCAAAACGGAGATGGAAACTCAGCCCAATGGACTTAGAATCAAGATCCCGGTGGGTGGATTATTCCCGGGCCAAGGACCAGATGTTTCTACATACGGATCTTCCCGACTCTCCTTGGTGGGTAGTCGAAGCAGACGACAAGCGCCGTGCAAGGTTAAACTGTATCAATCATCTCCTCTCAAAAATCCCCCATGAGACCATTGAACGTAAAAAGGTAGTTCTGCCTCCATTACAAACCGAGCAAGGTTACGTTCGCCCTGCAATGGAAACGCAGCGGATTGTGACCGACCAGTTCGGCGCGCCGAATTCCCCCACCCTTGACCCGAGCGAGACGGCTCAAGAGTAGCCGCTGATCAGTCAGCGACTACCGAGGGAGAGAGCTACCAAATTCATCGAGCCTGCTACTCACTCGCGGAGTAGGAGTTTGGTTTGGGCGAGGATATCAAGAGTATTGAATAGATCCTCCCGTACCAATCAGATTACTCTGAATTTTTTCCGCTGCTTGCATTGAGTACACCACTGCCAATGGCGACCCCCAAGGCACCCAATAATGGATTTAGCCAGACGTACCACATGGGTACAATACTCTGCCCCATCGCTTCCATGATTGACGGGGTCACTTCACGAACAGTCTCCATATCTCCCTGGTTTGTCGTCAACGCAGTGACAACCCCGAGAACAATAATCAGTGCAATCAAATACTTTGCAGCAACATAGTTACCTGCAATCCGAGTACAAATCTTACCGCCCAACCAAGCTGATCCAAGTCCAACAATAATGCTCAGGATCACCCATGTCGTGGAAACATTCCATGAGCCAGTTTGATACGACCCCTCGGCTCCCAAGATGAGATAGGCCAGACTATATATTACCATGATTGTAATCGCGATCGCAAAATAGCTGGCAACCACGGCCAATAGATTCATCCAGAATTTTCGCATGTTATCAGTAGAAGTGGATCCCAAAAATACTCATTCCGCAAATAAAAACCTGCCTCAAAAAACCACCACTGCCGGACAAAAATACCTACTACAGCTCCAACACCTGAACCATGGCCTCTCTGTATGCATATAGGTATAATTGACTCGTATCCTCTCTAAATGATCAGTATCCTTCATGGACTTGACTGCCCCTAATCTTATCCAGGATTTGCCGGCGGCAAACCCTGACATAGACCCGATTATTCAATTTGAGGAGTGGTTCGCCTTTGCACAGAATGCGAATATCTATCTCCCTGAAGCCATGACGCTCGCAACGACTACATCAGATGGGTTCCCGAGTGCACGAATTGTACTTCTCAAACAGGTCAGCCAGAAAGGATTCGTGTTCTTCACCAACTATGAGAGTCGTAAAGGATGTGAGTTGGACTCTAATCCCAAGGCCGCACTCGTCCTTCATTGGGCTACGCTTGAGCGCCAAATAAGAATTGAAGGACCAGTCGAACGAATTACGAGAGAGGAAAGCGAAGTTTATTTTCAGTCCCGCCCACGAGGAAGCCGTATTGGTGCGTGGGCTTCTGATCAAAGCAGTACACTACGGGATCGGTCACACTTGAAAGAGCGTGTGCATTACTTTGAACAAAAATATGCAGGCCAAGAGGTCCCCCTCCCCGAACGCTGGGGAGGATTCCGGGTTCTCCCCGAGAAAATAGAATTCTGGCAAGGTCGGCAAAGTCGCCTACATGAACGACTGGTCTACACAAAGTTACCCTCGGGGCATTGGGACACGGAGTTGCTTTTCCCCTAATTCTCCGCTCCAGAAAGTGAACGGTTTAAATACCCGCAGATGCCATGATCAGAAGAGTTCCCAGGGATGCTCTTTCTCTTCTTCAACCCAATCTGCTCGCACGCTGAGGAGTTTTTCTTGAACCGACAAGCTGTCCTCCACCGGTTCCGGCCTTGTATAGGTTCCCTCTGCAGTCAAGTATCTGGCCTTAACAGAATCCTGCAAATACGATTCCAGCACCGTGTCCCGGAGATAACGTACGTAATTTTTATCCTGAATTGGGAATAATACCTCTACCCGCCGGTTGAGATTACGGGGCATCAGGTCAGCACTCCCCAAGTAGATCTCCTCTTTTCCTCCATTGGAAAAGTAATAGATTCGACTATGTTCAAGGAAGCGACTCACGATACTGATTACTCGAATATTTTCACTTAGACCTGGAATTCCAGGCTTTAAACAGCAGATTCCCCGCACTAACAGGTCAATCTGAAGCCCCTCCTGAGATGCCCGATAAAGCTGACGAATCATCTTCTCATCAACGAGGGCGTTGGTTTTAAGGATCAGACGCGCCTCTCGACCCGCTTTTTGATGGTCAATTTCGCGGTGAATTAATTCGGTAAGGCGCTTCCTCATATTGATTGGCGCTACCAGTAGCTTGCGATAATCTCGCTTCTCCGAATAGCCCGTTAAAAAATTGAAAAGATCGGAGACATCCGCTCCAATCTTGGGATTAACCGTAAAGAACCCCAGGTCTTCATAAACGTGTGCGGTAATGCTATTATAGTTGCCTGTGGAAAGATGCACATACCGACGTATTTGACGCCCTTCATTCCGGATCACCAATGCGATTTTCGAGTGAGTCTTGAGTCCGATAAGGCCGTAAATTACATGGACCCCTTCCCGCTCCAGCACACGTGCCCAGCCAATATTACTTGCCTCATCAAAACGGGCTTTCAATTCGACCAACACTGCAACCTGCTTCCCATTCTCCCTTGCCTTCATCAGAGCATTAACAATTGGAGACTGGTTTCCTACACGATAAAGTGTCATCTTGATTGCAAGTACATCAGGATCTGATGCGGCAGCCTCCAAAAACTCAATCACAGGGGAGAATGAATCGTACGGATGATGAACCAGATGATTTTGAGACCTCAATGCCTTGAAAAAATCTCCATCACGGGTTTCCGATTTGAGCCTCAAAGGTGTAAAGGGCATAAACGGGGGATATTTGAGATCAAATCGATCAATCCCTGACGCAGCCTCCATCAAACTCTCAATTCCCAAGGGCCCGTCAACTACTACAATGTCCTCCTCGTCCGTGCCCATATTCTCAATCAGGAGCCTGAGTACCCGCTTGGGCATATCCGCATTTACCGTGAGTCGCAATACAGAACCGAGACGTCGCTGACGAACCCCCTCCTCCATCGTTTCCAATAAATCGTCTGCCTCCAATTCCTGGATTGTCATATCCGCACTTCGTGTGACTCTAAACGGATATGCTGCCTTGACTTCCATACCGGGAAAAAGAGATTGAAGGTTTGCTGCAATGACTTCTTCTACCCATACGAACGAAAAAATCCTTCGGGTATTTCCGCCCACCTGTATCGTCCAAGGGTCGGAAACTACAGACATTAAACGATCAATGGGTCTAGGAACCTTTACCCGCGCAAAACGCTCGCCGCCAAGTTCATCCTTGATGATGACAGCCAAATTGAGGCTCAGGTTCGAGATGTGTGGAAAAGGATGGGATGGATCCACAGCTAGAGGAGTTAAAACCGGAAATATTGTCCGCTTATATCTTTTTGTCGCTTCGGCCTTTTGAGTATCTGTTAATTCCGAATAGCTCAAGATTTGGACCCCTACCGCCGCCAATTCTGGAATCATTGTAGACAGGAGATAGTGGTGAGCACTCTGCATCAGAGTATGGGCTCCCTCTCTCACGGCCGAAAGCAGTTCTGTTGGGGTCTGCCCGTCAATTGAAAGATCCGTGATACCACTGGCAACCTGCTTCTTGAGTCCCCCGATACGCACCATGTAGAATTCGTCCAAATTCGAGCCAACGATCGAAAGGAACTTCAGTCGCTCCAATAGCGGATTAGCCTCGTCTTGGGCTTCTTCAAATACCCTGTATTGAAAATCTAGCAGACTCAATTCCCTGTTATTGTACAGGGAAGGATCCTTGAGGTCCTCTACAACGCTCGGAGTGTTGCTGTCAATAACTTCCATATTCATTTTTTGGCCATATCTAGTCAGATTTTTCTCGACAAAGTTCCATGTTGCTGTGCAAGATAGATGGCTCAACAGTGGGATTCTCTGTTAAAATTGGTTACACAAACTTATAACTCGTTTAACCTACAGTTAACATCTAATAGCGTTTCATAGCATTAAATACATCCCGAAAGCCTCTTGTTTATACTTTCTCAGATTCATTATGTCTTTCGGTATTCTCCGCCTGGCTGGTACAGTTCCGGTTCTTCTACTCTTCTTCTCACTCCAAGTCAACGCCCAAGTAGGCACGATCGCAGGTCTCATTGTTGACGGCGAAAATGGCGAGACCCTTATTGGAGCTACTGCTACAATAGATGGCTCTACACTTGGAGATGCCACCGACCTGAATGGAAGGTACGAATTTATTGCCGAGCCTGGTACATACACGATGAGGTTCGCTTATTTGGGCTTCTCCACTGTAATGGTAGAAAATGTGGTTGTGGTCGCTGGAGAAATTACCCGACTAGAGATCGAACTCCTCCCCGAAGCACTCTCTTACGGAGAAGTAGTGATTACAGCAGATGCAATCGAAGGTTCAGAGGCGAGGCTACTGCGAGAACGTGCCAAATCCGTAGCCGTCAGTGACGCAATTGACTCCGAGTCAATCAGTCGATCCGGCTCTGGCGATGCCGCGGCTGCCATGACCAAGGTAACCGGGGCCTCTGTCGTAGGTGGCCGCTATGTATACATAAGGGGACTCGGTGATCGTTATGCCAATACGACACTCAACGGATCCACACTGCCCAGTGCAGATCCTGATCGAAAAGCATTTCAGCTAGATCTATTTCCCGCAGCTCTACTGGAAAATATTGTCACTCTAAAAACATTTACTCCAGATAAACCCGGCGATTTTAGCGGTGGTCTGGTGGATGTAGCAACAAAAACCTTCCCCGAGTCCTTTACGCTGCAGTTGTCTGCATCTATGACATACGACGATCAGTCCAGCAGGATTGACCACTTTCTTTCTTATGCAGGCAGCAGCACTGACTGGCTTGGATATGATAATGGCTCCCGTGCATTACCAAAGGTTCTAGAAAACAAAGACCCAGAGGATCAATTACCAAGAGAATCCGACCTTCGTGATGTACGTCGCGGAGTGACCAACGAAATCCGGACCGATCGTGCGGATTCGCTGAATGCTTTTGCACGAGCATTTAATGGAGTGATGGCACCTAGTCATCGATCTACGCCCGTCAATCACAGTTTTTCTGCTGCAGCGGGCGGAAGGATGAAATTGTTTGGTCGACCACTCGGAGTCACCGGCAGCCTCACTTATGGGAGAAGCTACAGCTACTACGATGACGGGGTCTTCAGCCAGTGGCGTTTAGTCGGTGGAGACGTGAACTCCATTGAGAATCTATCCAGTACGACGTATTTCGGACCGAATCCCGATCTCGATGTAATTACGCGGGCAGATCCAAGGGAGGCCTCCTCATTTGCAAACATTCGAGGTAGTGATGAAGCCAACTGGGGGGCATCCGGGACAATTGCGTTCCAGCCCAGCGACAATCATGAGTTGGTCGCCACGATCCTGCGTACCCAAAGTGGGACGAGCCAATCTACCTTGTTAGGTGGCTTTCGTGATCAAACCGGCGGGACAACATTCATAACGCGTGCCCTTAGCTATCAGGAACGTGCCCTTCAAAGTTTCCAGTTAAGGGGTGAACATGCGATTGCTCCCCTTCAAATTGAATGGAAGGCTTCAATTGCGAGTAATTCTCAGGACGAACCTGACTTGCGATTCTTCTCCTCCACCCAGAATATCCGGGAAAATTCTTCGGGTATTGATACGACTTACTCACTCGGGGGAGGGAATGCACCTCCTCCTCAGCGCTACTTTCGTGACCTGAATGAGGATAGCCGTGGTGCCGTAGTGGATATCACGATCCCCTTTCGACAATGGTCAGGTTTGGGGGCACGCGTGAAGTTCGGGGGACGTTACGACCTGTCCGAACGAGAATTCCGACAGCGTCGGTTCGAATATCACGAAGGCCGGGAGATTGACTACAGAGACTTCGAGGGAAATGCCGAAAACTACTTCTCTGAGGAAAATTTCGGCGTATTAGATACACTTCAGGTGGGCGATCTTGTTGGATATAACGCCGGCTTATATCTCCAGGAAAACTCACCTGCCCGTGCTAACTACGATGCCTCTCGTGACATTATCGCGGGATATCTAATGTTAGAGCTGCCGCTCACACCTAAGCTAAAACTCGTTGGTGGAGTCCGATCAGAATCGACCGAAATCGTAACTGAGAGCTATGACCTAACGCTGCCGGACTCCCTGCGCAGAGGAGTACTCGATAATCCCGACTGGCTACCATCCATGAACGTAGTGTATGCGATCAACGAAAGCATGAATTTTCGTCTAGCGGCTACGAGAACACTTGCACGCCCTACGTATCGAGAACTCGCCCCTTTTCAGAGCTTCAATTTTGTTGGGGGTGACATCCAGGAAGGTAATCCCTTACTCAACCGAACACTGATTACCAACTATGATATTCGATGGGAGATGTTTGCCCGAGCTGGAGAGATTCTTGCCGTGAGCGCATTTTACAAGGTCTTCCAAGACCCTATTGAGCGCGTCCTGCGCAATGTTGGAGAAGGTCGATTCGTGTCATTCCAAAATGTGGATCATGCCCGTGTATTTGGTGCTGAATTTGAAGCACGCAAACGACTCAACAACTGGACCAATCTCCCAATTCTGAGAGACCTATCAATTAGTGGAAATTTCTCATTGGTCCGCTCTCAGGTAGATATTCCCGAAGATGAAATGATCATCATTCGCGCCTCGGATCCAAATGCCAGTAATTCCCGCTCGCTGGAGGGGCAATCCCCCTTTCTTCTGAATCTGAGTACGAGTTACGAAAATTATAAGCTGGGGACCATCATTGGGGTCTACTATACGGTCTTTGGTGATCGACTCCTGTCCGTCACCGAAGGGGCAACCCCTGATGTTTTTGAAAAAGCCCGGAGCGACCTGGATGTTACTATCACTCAAGACCTACCTGCGAATCTGCGACTAAAAATCACGGCGAAAAACTTACTCGGGTCAGATGTCCGCCAGATTCAAACGTTCAAAAATCGGGCCTACGACTATATCTCCTATTCAAGATCCCGAACGCTTGGAATTGGGATCAGCTATGTAATTGACTAACCTACTCTTCCACAAATGTGGATTTGTACCCAAGCTTCCCCGTCAGACCAATACACTAATCTGCGAAGGCTTCGCTGTGTATCACGTTAAGGGAATTCTGCGCAGCTCGCGGCACTTAACCCAAAAGCTCTCACTGCTCAAACCTAATCCTATGAAATGTTGTTGTACTGCTCGTCTTGCTGCGCTCCTGCTAGTTGTACTCTCCATGGATGCTGTGGCACAAACTGATGATGTTGAATCTCGTCCCGAGGTTACGGTAACGGATGATGACATC includes:
- a CDS encoding CoA-binding protein, whose product is MKLRDGSSCDLFGNLSLEQVAKYQDPHLVHRILDSSRTIAVVGLSTSPQKDSHVVASFLQNRGFKVIPVHPKAERILGEKVYRKVADIPEPVDIVNVFRPSHECPEHAEQAVRISAKALWLQLNIFSKEAAAIATAGGLDVIMGLCMKIEHHRHLGSQSASP
- a CDS encoding metallophosphoesterase, with amino-acid sequence MIPRQISRRELLKIGAGCLFLSPGRSVAQTDSVCLGVIADLHHGLEPRAMERLETFMRAVAERKPDAILQLGDFNFGTKESEECLDLWNSFKGPGYHVLGNHDMDFVSKDAIVQKWGMPARYYSFDFGPYHVVVLDRNNLKTDEGYTPYSEANFYVDASLRGYADDAQLAWLRDDLAKSALPIVVFVHQGLGLPTSMPEASSAIEAVLEEHNSNVSDSKVVACFCGHHHIDRHTRKNGIHYLWINSASYYWVGAEYGRMAPYTHALYTFITFRSDGLMEIEACHADWVAPSPADRGFPGAGELTPFISARRLEH
- the ppk1 gene encoding polyphosphate kinase 1 yields the protein MEVIDSNTPSVVEDLKDPSLYNNRELSLLDFQYRVFEEAQDEANPLLERLKFLSIVGSNLDEFYMVRIGGLKKQVASGITDLSIDGQTPTELLSAVREGAHTLMQSAHHYLLSTMIPELAAVGVQILSYSELTDTQKAEATKRYKRTIFPVLTPLAVDPSHPFPHISNLSLNLAVIIKDELGGERFARVKVPRPIDRLMSVVSDPWTIQVGGNTRRIFSFVWVEEVIAANLQSLFPGMEVKAAYPFRVTRSADMTIQELEADDLLETMEEGVRQRRLGSVLRLTVNADMPKRVLRLLIENMGTDEEDIVVVDGPLGIESLMEAASGIDRFDLKYPPFMPFTPLRLKSETRDGDFFKALRSQNHLVHHPYDSFSPVIEFLEAAASDPDVLAIKMTLYRVGNQSPIVNALMKARENGKQVAVLVELKARFDEASNIGWARVLEREGVHVIYGLIGLKTHSKIALVIRNEGRQIRRYVHLSTGNYNSITAHVYEDLGFFTVNPKIGADVSDLFNFLTGYSEKRDYRKLLVAPINMRKRLTELIHREIDHQKAGREARLILKTNALVDEKMIRQLYRASQEGLQIDLLVRGICCLKPGIPGLSENIRVISIVSRFLEHSRIYYFSNGGKEEIYLGSADLMPRNLNRRVEVLFPIQDKNYVRYLRDTVLESYLQDSVKARYLTAEGTYTRPEPVEDSLSVQEKLLSVRADWVEEEKEHPWELF
- the ppk2 gene encoding polyphosphate kinase 2, whose amino-acid sequence is MFKANGKLSRKFYEAELAKLHLRLVILQRYIRVKKKRVVVVFEGRDAAGKGGTIKRITAPLNPRICRVVALPKPTDRESTQWYFQRYAHHLPASGELVLFDRSWYNRAGVERVMGYCSEEEYWEFLRQCPIFERMLIESGTTLIKYWFSVSAEEQERRFRRRMEDPKRRWKLSPMDLESRSRWVDYSRAKDQMFLHTDLPDSPWWVVEADDKRRARLNCINHLLSKIPHETIERKKVVLPPLQTEQGYVRPAMETQRIVTDQFGAPNSPTLDPSETAQE
- the pdxH gene encoding pyridoxamine 5'-phosphate oxidase codes for the protein MDLTAPNLIQDLPAANPDIDPIIQFEEWFAFAQNANIYLPEAMTLATTTSDGFPSARIVLLKQVSQKGFVFFTNYESRKGCELDSNPKAALVLHWATLERQIRIEGPVERITREESEVYFQSRPRGSRIGAWASDQSSTLRDRSHLKERVHYFEQKYAGQEVPLPERWGGFRVLPEKIEFWQGRQSRLHERLVYTKLPSGHWDTELLFP
- a CDS encoding outer membrane beta-barrel protein yields the protein MSFGILRLAGTVPVLLLFFSLQVNAQVGTIAGLIVDGENGETLIGATATIDGSTLGDATDLNGRYEFIAEPGTYTMRFAYLGFSTVMVENVVVVAGEITRLEIELLPEALSYGEVVITADAIEGSEARLLRERAKSVAVSDAIDSESISRSGSGDAAAAMTKVTGASVVGGRYVYIRGLGDRYANTTLNGSTLPSADPDRKAFQLDLFPAALLENIVTLKTFTPDKPGDFSGGLVDVATKTFPESFTLQLSASMTYDDQSSRIDHFLSYAGSSTDWLGYDNGSRALPKVLENKDPEDQLPRESDLRDVRRGVTNEIRTDRADSLNAFARAFNGVMAPSHRSTPVNHSFSAAAGGRMKLFGRPLGVTGSLTYGRSYSYYDDGVFSQWRLVGGDVNSIENLSSTTYFGPNPDLDVITRADPREASSFANIRGSDEANWGASGTIAFQPSDNHELVATILRTQSGTSQSTLLGGFRDQTGGTTFITRALSYQERALQSFQLRGEHAIAPLQIEWKASIASNSQDEPDLRFFSSTQNIRENSSGIDTTYSLGGGNAPPPQRYFRDLNEDSRGAVVDITIPFRQWSGLGARVKFGGRYDLSEREFRQRRFEYHEGREIDYRDFEGNAENYFSEENFGVLDTLQVGDLVGYNAGLYLQENSPARANYDASRDIIAGYLMLELPLTPKLKLVGGVRSESTEIVTESYDLTLPDSLRRGVLDNPDWLPSMNVVYAINESMNFRLAATRTLARPTYRELAPFQSFNFVGGDIQEGNPLLNRTLITNYDIRWEMFARAGEILAVSAFYKVFQDPIERVLRNVGEGRFVSFQNVDHARVFGAEFEARKRLNNWTNLPILRDLSISGNFSLVRSQVDIPEDEMIIIRASDPNASNSRSLEGQSPFLLNLSTSYENYKLGTIIGVYYTVFGDRLLSVTEGATPDVFEKARSDLDVTITQDLPANLRLKITAKNLLGSDVRQIQTFKNRAYDYISYSRSRTLGIGISYVID